The genomic region GCCGGACGAACCATGTGATGAACGGGAGTCGCGGGCGCTGCTGTTTCCTGAGTTCACGATGTTTGGCCGCGACCCCGTTATCACCAACGTTCTGTCGACTCAGCGAAAGGGAGTTCAATCATGGCTGTGAAGATGGGCCACTTTCTTCAGCAGGTCAAACTCGAAAAGGCGATTCGGCATCGGAACCGATTCTTCTTGACGCCTGAACTTGCTAATTACCTAAATTCGATTGTCGAATCAGCAGCCGCACATTTTACGACCGAGATAGTTGCTGACGAGAGCGTATTTCGGGCACGGCGGCACTCTGTGCTTCCGTCGGAATCGCACGTTCCGTACATGCACGAACACAAACCCGACCCACACCCCAAGGGCCGAATGGGCGCACCGCCGTCGCACATGGCAACTGCTGGTCGCTTAAACGCGGCTGGGATCCCTTACCTCTACGCAGCGTCCGACAAATTGACAGCGGTCGCGGAAGTTCGGCCGTGGGTTGGTGCGTATTTGTCTGTCGCGCAATTACGGCTCACCAAACCCGTCAAGCTAATCGACATGCGTCTTCGTGAATCTTCGGATTCTAAGCCAGCGCAAATTGAGGCGGAGTTCGAGCAGTTCTGGAGTCTGTGGCAAGAAACTATCTGCTGGAGTTTTTCATTGCCGCACCATCCTGAAGACAATACTGCGTACACACCGACTCAGTATTTCGCTGCAGCTTTTCACAATGCGGGGCTTGACGGTATCATCTACTCCAGTTCATTGAACTGGGGCGGATTCAACTACGCGTTCTTCGATCCGAAGATTGCGGTTGTTGAGTCCGTGGAGCTTGAACGTGTAGACTCAGTGAGGTACGAGCTGGCGACAGAACAATGACATGCACCGAAGGACGCGAGTCGAGAGGGTTGGCAATGGCAAGTCTTTCGCGCGTCCTCGGTGATGTCCGACGTTCCACTCGGGTCATGCTCGTGACCGACGCCTGTCGATGATGTTCGTGATCTCAACGCTCGTTGGCCCAATTGATTTCACGGGACCTCCGTTTCCTGTTGATTCGCATTTGATGTCGTGGTTCTGATTCGTGAATGATTGACTGGCCTGACTGCGACTCGGCTGGTGGTAAATTTGATGACGGTTGGCCCACCTGATTTCGTCGGACCTCTGTTTCCCGGGATTCGCATTTGATGTCATGGTTTCAAAGGCTGCCAAATCGATTGATCCGACCGATACTGCCGGTGTGACGACTGGAGATTTCCCTTGGCGGTTTTGACTTGATAGACTGTCTTTCAGCGGCGATGGTTCCGATTGTCGCCGATCGTAAGCAACGTGGAACAATGCGATGCACACCGAGCCGCGGAGATGTTGTTGTTGAAGTGGTTGATCGTCCGCCGCGGCCGGGTGATCGCCAGCGTTCGTCGTGCTACTTCATGATCGTTGGTCTATTCGCCTTCGAATGCGAATCAGATCCGACGCCTGTCTTTGTGGCTGGAACCAAGCCCATCGCTTCGCGACGCGACCTCTGTTTCCTGTTGATCGCACTTGATGTCGCGGTTTGATAAATCATCTTTTCCAATCGGATGATGGCTTGGTTGTTCGCAACGGATGTCACTTTCGTCGTGCCGGATGACTCGCGTAGGGGCCCATTGATTGACAACGGAACATCAGTCGCCTATCGATCGCACCTGATGTCGCGGAATGTTAAGCGTTTCCATCACCTAACATTCGGCAGCAATGGTTCGTGATCCTATACGCCCGTTGCGTTGTCGCGGTGGAGTCTTCGGATGCCCTAACACTCGGTCGCAGCCAAGCGATCGGCCAACCGCCGACTCCGGTACCACCGTTCGCACACACGATGCTGCTCCCGACCCAGACTGATGGATCGCCCCATGCTGCTTAGCGATTGTTACAATGAATTACGTCCGTCCAACTCCATACCGGCGACAACCGTAAATCGACGAACCAATCGATGCACGTGAGCCGCCGAGTTGGGTTCATTGAAGTGGTGAGTCGTTCGCGGCGGCCACGTGATCGTTACCGTTCGTCGTGCTACTTCACGATCGTTGGTTCATTCACCTTCGAATGCGGATCAGATCCGACGCCTGTCTTTGTGGCTGGAGCTGG from Roseiconus lacunae harbors:
- a CDS encoding RES family NAD+ phosphorylase is translated as MGAPPSHMATAGRLNAAGIPYLYAASDKLTAVAEVRPWVGAYLSVAQLRLTKPVKLIDMRLRESSDSKPAQIEAEFEQFWSLWQETICWSFSLPHHPEDNTAYTPTQYFAAAFHNAGLDGIIYSSSLNWGGFNYAFFDPKIAVVESVELERVDSVRYELATEQ